One window of the Kallotenue papyrolyticum genome contains the following:
- a CDS encoding [LysW]-aminoadipate kinase — MLVIKIGGAAGVDHAALCRDIAELCNAGEALVVVHGGSAETDALATQVGHPPRTITTPSGHVSRYTDRRTLEIFAMATARVNRLLVEQLQAQGINALGLSGIDGRLLEARRKEAIRSLEDGRVRLIRDDWTGSIERVNATLLRALLAAGYLPVIAPLAISTRGEMLNVDGDRVAAAIAGALAAERLLLLSNVPGLLRDPADERSLVAQLAAHDLERALDWAQGRMKKKLLGAREALAAGVATVIIGDGRRAQPIRAALEGAGTHIQATHAVPAGGSAA; from the coding sequence GTGCTGGTGATCAAGATCGGCGGCGCCGCGGGGGTGGACCACGCCGCGCTGTGCCGCGACATCGCCGAACTGTGCAACGCGGGCGAGGCGCTGGTGGTGGTGCACGGTGGCTCGGCCGAGACCGACGCGCTGGCGACGCAGGTGGGACATCCGCCGCGCACGATCACCACGCCCTCAGGCCACGTCAGCCGCTACACCGACCGCCGCACACTGGAGATCTTCGCCATGGCCACGGCGCGCGTCAATCGGCTGCTGGTCGAGCAGCTCCAGGCGCAGGGCATCAACGCGCTGGGCTTGTCAGGGATCGATGGCCGGCTGCTCGAGGCGCGGCGCAAGGAGGCGATCCGCAGCCTCGAAGATGGACGCGTGCGCCTGATCCGCGACGATTGGACCGGCAGCATCGAACGGGTCAACGCCACGCTACTGCGTGCGCTACTGGCGGCGGGCTACCTGCCGGTGATCGCGCCGTTGGCGATCAGTACACGCGGCGAGATGCTCAACGTTGACGGCGACCGTGTCGCGGCGGCGATCGCGGGCGCGCTGGCCGCCGAGCGGCTGTTGTTGTTGAGCAACGTGCCCGGCCTGCTGCGCGACCCGGCGGATGAGCGCTCGCTGGTAGCGCAGCTCGCCGCACATGATCTGGAGCGAGCGCTGGACTGGGCCCAGGGACGCATGAAGAAGAAGCTGCTGGGTGCGCGCGAAGCGCTGGCTGCCGGCGTCGCGACGGTGATCATCGGCGATGGACGGCGCGCGCAGCCGATCCGCGCCGCGCTGGAGGGCGCCGGGACGCATATTCAGGCAACGCACGCCGTGCCGGCAGGAGGCAGCGCGGCATGA
- a CDS encoding aspartate aminotransferase family protein: MNTLPLGDELQALEGRYSVGVYAKRPLTIVRGAGATLWDDRGRAYIDCAAGQGVANLGHCHPRVVAAIQEQAARLITCQEAFHNDQRARLLSELAALLPAGLERFFLCNSGAEAVEAGLKFARASTGRSGIVAAMRGFHGRTFGALSATWEAHYREPFQPLLPDVRHVPYNNLEALEAAVDHTTAAVVLEVVQGEGGVRPAQGAFLVGAQRLCRERGALLIIDEVQTGCGRTGRLWAIEHHGLEPDILLLGKAIAGGVPMGIAACGPRVQGLQPGHHGSTFGGNPLACAAARATLQVLRDERLAEQAAAKGAWLLEQLQTLPSRRIREVRGLGLMVGIELRERAQPFLAALQERGVIALPAGPTVIRLLPPLVISREQLALVVAALREVLA, translated from the coding sequence ATGAACACGCTCCCGCTCGGCGACGAGCTCCAGGCGCTGGAAGGGCGCTACAGCGTCGGCGTGTATGCCAAACGGCCGCTGACGATCGTGCGCGGCGCGGGCGCGACGCTGTGGGACGATCGGGGCCGCGCCTACATCGACTGCGCAGCGGGGCAGGGCGTGGCCAATCTGGGTCACTGCCATCCACGTGTGGTCGCCGCTATTCAGGAGCAGGCCGCGCGGCTGATCACCTGCCAGGAAGCGTTCCACAACGATCAGCGCGCGCGGCTGTTGAGCGAACTGGCGGCGCTGCTGCCGGCGGGCCTGGAGCGCTTCTTCCTGTGCAACAGCGGTGCGGAAGCGGTCGAAGCCGGGCTCAAGTTCGCGCGCGCCAGCACCGGCCGCAGCGGCATCGTCGCAGCGATGCGCGGCTTCCACGGACGCACCTTTGGCGCGTTGAGCGCCACCTGGGAGGCGCACTACCGCGAGCCGTTCCAGCCGCTGCTGCCCGACGTGCGGCACGTGCCCTATAACAACCTGGAGGCGCTCGAGGCTGCCGTTGATCACACCACGGCGGCCGTCGTGCTGGAGGTGGTGCAGGGCGAGGGCGGCGTGCGCCCCGCGCAGGGCGCGTTCCTGGTGGGCGCGCAACGCCTCTGCCGCGAGCGCGGCGCGCTGCTGATCATCGACGAGGTGCAGACCGGCTGCGGGCGTACCGGGCGCCTGTGGGCCATCGAGCACCATGGCCTAGAACCGGATATCCTGCTGTTGGGCAAGGCTATCGCCGGCGGCGTGCCGATGGGCATTGCCGCCTGTGGCCCGCGCGTGCAGGGGCTGCAACCCGGTCATCACGGCTCGACCTTCGGCGGCAACCCGCTGGCCTGTGCCGCGGCGCGCGCCACGCTGCAGGTGCTGCGCGATGAGCGGCTGGCCGAGCAGGCCGCCGCCAAGGGCGCCTGGCTGCTGGAGCAGCTCCAGACCCTGCCGTCGCGGCGCATCCGCGAGGTGCGCGGCCTGGGCCTGATGGTCGGCATCGAACTGCGCGAGCGGGCGCAGCCCTTTCTGGCGGCCCTGCAGGAGCGCGGCGTGATCGCGCTGCCCGCCGGCCCGACGGTGATTCGGCTCTTGCCGCCGCTGGTGATCAGCCGCGAACAATTGGCGCTGGTCGTGGCCGCGCTGCGCGAGGTGCTGGCATGA